GGCGGCACCCCCGGCCCGGGGCCTGCTCGGAGGCGGGGCCTGGTGTGTGGGCGAGGCACCACAGGCCCCGTCCCATCACGTGCCGACCCTCGCCTGCCGCGTCGGCAGCCCAGGAACACGCCAGACGCCGGCGGCTGAAGGGTAGGGGCGGCCGCGGCCTCGGCTGCGGGGCTGGGCCTATGGCGGCGACGGCGGTGACGGCGGGGGCCGGGGCCGCGGCGGGGGCCGAGTCGGCCGAGGGGCCCTCGGGGCCGGCGGCGGCGCTGGAGCTGTGGCTCAGTGAGTAGCCAGGGCCGCCCCTCGGCGCGGGCCCAGCGCCCCACGTGAGGCCTGGCTTCCCGCCTCCCTGGGCCTTTCTTCTGAGGCCGGCGGCCGGACAGGTGGCCGCGGGGAGGCCGGCGcccggggaggggggctgggccCGGCGCGGGTGGGAGGATCGCCACGGGGAGGCCCCGAGAGGAGTCCCAGGAATCCGCCAGGGCTGCGGACCCGAGGCTGGGCGCtctgctccccctcctccccccaacctCCCCCAGTCGCGGTGCATAAACACTGTTAACAACATAATGGCTAAGGTTTATTGAGCTTTGcttttatgccaggcactgtgctgaaaaGCATTTCAGCCACTGTTAATGCTCATTACGACCCCAAGAGACAGCTTCTGTTTTTAAcctcgttttacagatggggacctTTCGACTTCCTCAATTGTGCAACATACCCatcctctgggaaggagctgtctCTGGCTGCCGACTTTAATGTCAAAACAAGCCCTTTACACCTTTTGTGCATGTTGGTTGTGGCCGGGTTTCTTATGTGTATTGTCTCCTGGAAGACTCACGGCAGTCGTTAAGAGTCGTTTTTGTTCCTACGTTACCAGTGGGGACTCGAAATTCCAAGAGAGTAAAGCATATGCTCCTTGTATTGGgctctgctgggtgctgggagTACTGAGATGCGTAACACAGGGTCCTTGCTCACAAAGACATTTTTAAGTGGGTGGTATAAGCCGACAGTAACAGCACTTTGTTACATTAACTGCAGATTGGGAGGGAGCCGGGTTTAAAGTGCGGTGGTGGGAGTTGGGTTTGTTTACCTGGGGATTGTCTCAGGGGACGTAGCATTTGAGTGGACAATGGAGGCGACAGCATTTCGGATGCAGGAAACTGCATGTGCAAAAGCTGGGGGAACAGGAGGGTGTGGAGCATTCTGGGAAGAAGGAAGTCATTACTGCAGGAGTGCAAAGCCTAAAGAGGCGGCACTGCTAATTGGGGTGAGATCTTCAAGGGTCTTGTATGTTGCAGAAAGGAGTTCAGTTTATCCCTGATGCAGTAGGGGAGGGGATGTTGGCGTTTTCAGCCTGGGACTCTGATCAAGTACACTTGTTAAAAGCATTACTTGCAGCCGTGAGAAGAGAAGAATTGGTTGGGGATTGGGGAgttcaggcagagagaggagatgaAAAGCTCTTCTGCTAGTGTGTCGGGGGTGAAATAGGACAAAGGTATTGGGATGGAGAGTAGAAATAATTAGCTAGTACAATCAGCATAGAATAGAGGCAAGAGACCAGGAGGCATTTAGGATGGATCCCAGGTTTCAGGCTCAGGTAACTGGTTGGTTACAGATGTCTCACTTATTGACTTGTGGAGTTTGAGGTGCTTGTGGCACAAAGAGAAGCTCTCTGGGCAGTTGGTTGGCTCCAGAGAGGGTAAAAGAGCTGGAGGTCAACTTGGGACCTTCAGTTCATTGGCAGTGAGCTTGTCCAGGGAGGCTGTGCCCATTAGGAAGAGCAGAGGTTTGCAGATGGAGCATGGAGAATCTCAACATGGAAGAAGCAGGTGGGAAAAACAGCCTGGAGACAGAAGGCGGAGCCTACAGGCTGGGCGTGGAGGGGGAAGCTTGGACGGTGGGGAGCTGCAGGTGGATGTAGTTGGTAGGTGGTTTTGCTGCTGAGAGACAGagtaggaggaggaaggaggagggggaactTCGAATTTGGCGACTAAAAGGTTACTGAGCTATCTTAGTGTTAAAtggtgggggcaggaggtggtTGACTAGGAGGCAGTGGAGTTGCAAAAGTCAAGTGGGCTGAGTTAGAGGCCAGCTAGCTGCCGACACAGGTGGGGGAGAAAAAGGGAACTGTGGCTGCTCAAGGAGGGGGTTCTGAAGCTCCGGCTGTTTTAGGCCAGCCAGTGTGGTCCCAAAGTTGTGGGGATTTTCCAGTTGTTCAGGTAGGGCTAGAACCTGTACCAATAGCACACACTCACTCCCCAGTCtcgacaaccaaaaatgcctccagcCAGACATTACCAGATGTGCCCTGGCAGAGAGGGCAGGctcacctctcccctcctcacctgAGAGCCTCTGAGTTTGGGCTTTGGAGCGTGGAGTGGACTTCAGAAATGTATCTTGTAGTCTTCGTGGTTGTGCGATTTGcacctccctgcccccgcccctccgTAGGGCAGAGAAAGTGAACTATGTAAACCAGACTTCTGGGGGCTGGGGCGCAGTGGAGGTGGCACGTGGGAGGACAGTGGGtagaggggctggtggtggggcAAGGACATTGAAGGAATGCACCGGGAGTCTGGACTGGATGGAGAAGGAAGTCCCTCTGGGGAGTTTGAGGACTCCCGAGCTCAGCTCACTGGCAGGTCTTACCTCAGCAGGGAAGGCAGCTGTGTCTCTGAGATCAGAATGTAATACCATGTCCATCTCGGGGGGCTGTGAGGATCAGAGGAGTTAGTTCATGTGAAGCACTCaggatagtgcctggcacacagtgttAGTTATCATTATCATTAGTCTTCGTAGTTGGGAGTGGCAGAAAACTAACTCATGTTGTTagtttaacaaaaaagaaaagaaaaacgtcAGACCTAGGAAGCTGTTTCAGCAGAAGttcatgctttaaaaatacaagtaGCAGGTGTGCTAACTCTCTGTGTGCTTAGGTGCCCAAGCTACTGAGGTCCAGGCAGCTGAAGAGTGTGGTtagcaagaagaacaaagatgcGCAGATGAGGGCAGCAATTAACCAAAAGCTGATAGAAACTGGAGAAAGAGAATGCCTCAAAAAGTTGCTGAGAGCTAAATTAATTGAATGTGGCTGGAAGCATCAGTTGAAGGCACACtgtaaagaggtaattaaagaaaaaggactAGAACACGTTACTGTTGATGACTTGGTGGCTGAAGTCACACCAAAAGGCAGAGCCCTGGTACCTGACAGTGTAAAGAAGGAGCTcctacaaagaaaaagaacattcctTGCTCAGCATGCCAGCCTTTAAGATTGAATTATATTGTGTTGttctgtggttttatttctgaaagtaaAACTTGCCATAAATTAGGAATCGATTTCccaaaataaaatccttttttgtATGATGGTATATAGTTTTCAGTAATGATGTATACAAGTAGCAGCTTCTGGGCATTTTGCAGCTTTTCTTACCCCACTTAGTTTATTTTGGGCATTGTTCCACATGACTGCATTTAGAGCTGCCTCATTCTTGTTAGTGAAACGCCTCGTGTGCCCCATTCCATGGGGTGCTATATTCTGTTTAACCCGTTCCTTGTTAGTGGACACTTCGGGTTGCTGGGAGTCTTGTGCTATTAACAGCAGCCCTGGGGCCTCCTGGTCTCTAGCTCTGGTAGTGCTGCCAAGGAGGCAGTAGCTTAAGTAAAGCTAAGGCAGGCTGCTCAGtaaatctctctcttcttccactcGGACCTACTCCCAGGTGAAAAGTCCTGTCTCCTAGCCTCACTTTTATGCCTCCTTTGGGGATGGGAGTGGCTCTATTTATACTCTCCCAGCTTCTCAAGGGTTATCTTGGAGCCCAAGCATAGGTCATTCCTGTGGCGGGTCTTGCTTGGGCTTTCAGCGTGTGCTTAATTGAATGATTGCTGGATGTAGGGGTCGATGTGTACCCCCTGTAGGATTCCCCCATGCAGTGAGCACTGCTACGGGGTTGAGTTCTAAGTGTTCTCAAGGTGAGCGCTCCCCACAGCCTCAGGGCTCCCCTTAGTAGTACAGGCTGCTCTAGCACCAGGGTCATGACCCTGGTGGTTGGGTGGCAGCTGATGTGAGATGATTTGACTTTTGAATTAGTCACTGTTAGATGAACCATTTCAGGGAATTCTCTGATGGTCCCGGGGTTagaactcagtgctttcactgccatggccagggttcgatccctggtcggggaactaagatcccacaaacccacagcatggccaaaaaaagatgAATCATTTCATTCACAGGTGGAGGGCTcagctgttttctttccttcttcttctttttttttttttttttttttaatttttctttctttttttaaaaaatttgtttgggGGGTGAGTGTACCGTGCTGaactgcatggcatgcaggatcttagttccccgaccagggatcgaacgcacgacccctgcggtggaagtgtggagtcttaaccactggaccaccagggaagtccccctcagcTGTTTTCTTAATACCTCTCACCCTGTAGCACAGCggtctccaacctttttggcaccagggactggtttcgtggaagacggtttttccacggacgggggagtaaaggggggctgggggtgggaggatgcTTCAGGAGGTAATGCCAGCGATGGGGGAGCGGCAGATGAGGCTTTGCTCTCCAGCCCGCTGCTCACcacctgctgtgcggcccgggtTCCTTACAGGCTGAGGCCCAGTAAGGTCCACCcggaggttggggacccctgctgtagcAGACTTGAAATGCGTACAGATGTTGCTTTTATTAAGCAAATATATGGCAGTAGTCCTATATTTGTCCTGCCCAAGTGCCAGCTAAATAAACCACCTTGGTGCCCAGGATAgccattctttttaatgataaagGCATTTGTGATGagataaatgcttttattttatttatttaattaattaatttatttttgactgcattgggtcttcgttgcagcacgtgggctttctctagttgcgacgaatgggggctactcttcgttgcggtgcgcaggcttctcattgcggtggcttctcttgttgcagcgcacgggctctagggtgtgcgggcttcagtagctgtggcgcacgggcttagttgctccacagcatgtgg
The sequence above is a segment of the Physeter macrocephalus isolate SW-GA unplaced genomic scaffold, ASM283717v5 random_1701, whole genome shotgun sequence genome. Coding sequences within it:
- the LOC102980342 gene encoding transcription and mRNA export factor ENY2-like, with amino-acid sequence MENLNMEEAGGKNSLETEGGAYRLGVEGEAWTVPKLLRSRQLKSVVSKKNKDAQMRAAINQKLIETGERECLKKLLRAKLIECGWKHQLKAHCKEVIKEKGLEHVTVDDLVAEVTPKGRALVPDSVKKELLQRKRTFLAQHASL